The Hyphomicrobium sp. MC1 genome window below encodes:
- a CDS encoding transporter, with the protein MGLPLGASFSPGIYVSNLTHYGDGPDKSITADVPAFTWSSGWNFLGASYSAIVIPEALQVQNKVTSSTKTGLFSPLLIPISLSWNLGQGYFVSLGEGIYFPFDSDVAFTTPNKTSGWAAETRVAFSYLKDGWIISANTIYGVTTPDEVNRRQPNYFNVDWTVAHAFGKWQFGAVGYGAWDLEETVTNAAVGQGHIVGIGGMVGYDFGGAKLLLEATRAVDQGGATNYSKNDTHVWARLTFPIWKPTPSDAEKTASLK; encoded by the coding sequence ATGGGCCTGCCGCTGGGAGCTTCGTTCTCTCCCGGGATCTACGTTTCGAATCTCACACACTATGGCGACGGCCCCGACAAAAGCATAACAGCGGATGTTCCAGCATTCACTTGGTCTTCGGGCTGGAATTTTCTCGGCGCCTCGTACTCTGCGATAGTGATCCCCGAGGCTCTGCAGGTACAAAATAAAGTGACGTCGTCGACCAAGACCGGCCTGTTCAGTCCACTACTCATTCCCATAAGTCTGTCGTGGAATTTAGGACAAGGCTATTTTGTTTCACTAGGTGAAGGCATCTATTTTCCCTTCGATAGTGACGTCGCTTTCACGACCCCAAATAAAACGAGCGGATGGGCCGCCGAAACCCGTGTTGCCTTCAGCTACCTTAAAGACGGCTGGATCATTTCGGCGAATACGATCTATGGCGTTACCACGCCCGACGAGGTCAACCGCAGACAACCCAATTACTTCAACGTCGATTGGACAGTGGCACACGCGTTTGGCAAGTGGCAGTTCGGCGCCGTCGGCTACGGCGCGTGGGATTTGGAAGAGACCGTTACAAATGCCGCCGTCGGCCAAGGGCACATCGTCGGCATCGGCGGAATGGTCGGCTATGATTTTGGCGGAGCCAAACTTTTGTTGGAGGCGACACGTGCGGTCGACCAAGGCGGAGCAACAAATTATTCAAAAAATGACACCCACGTTTGGGCGCGACTGACTTTCCCGATTTGGAAACCGACGCCGTCCGACGCGGAAAAAACGGCCTCGCTGAAATGA